A genomic segment from Acidobacteriota bacterium encodes:
- a CDS encoding peptide chain release factor 3 yields MELTDTILRKETERRRTFAIISHPDAGKTTLTEKLLLYGGAIRQAGAVRARRAARHATSDWLELEKQRGISVSSSVMTFEHHGLRVNILDTPGHHDFSEDTYRTLTAADSAVMLIDAAKGVEPQTRKLFQVCRMRGIPIFTFINKWDRRGHEPLDLMSEIEEVLGIHSTAANWPIGAGSDFSGIYDRLKQRLSLFKGGNHGTSQVEEQQIDGAPDSEAIREALGTQAETLRDELELLDGAGESFDRDKVARGELTPVFFGSALTNFGVFPLLENFLDLAPSPQPRESDVGPVDPLDPSFSGFVFKIQANMDPDHRDRVAFVRVCSGRFLKGETTTHVPSKKKIRLANSTLLMAQDRQEVDEAYPGDVVGLFDPGTFRIGDTLSDRGDFNYAGIPSFSPEHFARVHVAETLRRKALTKGLDQLTQEGLVQLFSEPGAGSAAPVLGAVGPLQFEVLKFRMESEYSVELKLQPLKFKVARWLRGDFDPAAFIHSQTAKLLEDREGQPVLLVDNQYSLRWIQDKHEGLEFLETAG; encoded by the coding sequence ATGGAACTCACAGACACCATCCTTCGAAAAGAGACCGAGCGGCGACGGACGTTCGCCATCATCTCGCACCCCGACGCCGGTAAGACGACGTTGACGGAGAAGCTTCTGCTATACGGCGGTGCCATCCGTCAGGCGGGCGCGGTGCGGGCCCGCCGCGCTGCGCGTCATGCAACGAGTGACTGGCTCGAACTCGAAAAACAGCGAGGCATCTCCGTCAGCAGCTCGGTCATGACCTTCGAGCACCATGGGCTTCGGGTCAATATTCTGGATACCCCGGGTCACCATGACTTCAGCGAGGATACCTACAGGACGCTGACCGCCGCCGACAGCGCCGTCATGTTGATCGATGCGGCCAAGGGGGTCGAGCCACAGACGCGGAAACTGTTCCAGGTCTGTCGCATGCGTGGCATCCCGATCTTCACATTCATCAACAAGTGGGATCGTCGTGGCCATGAACCCTTGGATCTGATGAGCGAGATCGAGGAAGTGCTGGGGATTCACTCGACCGCCGCCAACTGGCCGATCGGTGCGGGCAGCGACTTCTCGGGGATCTACGATCGACTCAAACAGCGCCTCTCGTTGTTCAAAGGGGGAAACCACGGAACGTCCCAGGTCGAGGAACAGCAGATCGACGGCGCTCCGGATTCCGAGGCGATCCGCGAGGCGTTGGGAACCCAGGCCGAGACGCTGAGGGACGAGCTGGAATTACTCGATGGCGCCGGCGAGTCGTTCGACCGAGACAAGGTTGCCCGTGGCGAGTTGACGCCGGTATTTTTCGGCAGCGCGTTGACGAACTTCGGTGTTTTTCCACTGCTAGAGAATTTTCTGGACCTGGCACCGTCACCGCAGCCGAGAGAATCGGATGTTGGACCCGTGGATCCTCTGGACCCCTCGTTCAGCGGCTTCGTCTTCAAGATTCAGGCAAACATGGACCCGGATCATCGAGACCGCGTGGCCTTCGTACGCGTCTGTTCCGGCCGCTTCCTGAAGGGTGAGACGACGACCCATGTGCCGTCGAAGAAGAAGATCCGTCTTGCCAACTCCACGCTGCTGATGGCGCAAGACCGCCAGGAGGTCGACGAGGCCTACCCGGGCGACGTGGTGGGTCTGTTCGATCCCGGGACGTTTCGGATCGGCGACACACTTAGCGATCGGGGAGACTTTAACTACGCGGGCATCCCCAGTTTTTCGCCGGAGCATTTTGCCAGGGTGCATGTCGCGGAGACGTTGCGTCGTAAGGCGTTGACCAAGGGACTGGATCAGTTGACTCAGGAGGGGCTCGTGCAACTGTTCAGCGAACCGGGTGCCGGCAGTGCGGCACCGGTCCTGGGCGCGGTGGGGCCCTTGCAATTCGAGGTACTCAAGTTCCGCATGGAGAGCGAGTACAGCGTGGAGTTGAAACTCCAACCCCTCAAGTTCAAGGTCGCACGATGGCTGCGTGGTGACTTCGATCCGGCGGCGTTCATCCACTCGCAGACCGCCAAGCTTCTGGAGGATCGCGAGGGGCAGCCGGTTCTTCTGGTGGACAACCAGTATTCGCTACGTTGGATCCAGGACAAACACGAAGGGTTGGAGTTTCTGGAGACCGCCGGCTAG
- a CDS encoding glycosyltransferase 87 family protein — translation MFPPIAGSSRGLVLLGGVAMLTYVRASFGAGWTSSRSDVLEVLALFAGIFLLYGVSYGHAASLSRDADRRRSVVKIILLFAVGFRLAFVGVGLPADDPLGGLADDLKGDGPVVTQFVAYDNDIWRYLWDGHVSAAGLSPFNLSPDAAADLPESELLDDPWWLVHERVDHGSYRTVYPPVAQHTFLTLHRVAPASAMAVKLLMMLFDIGSCCVLAGIVSRLNAPPSCLLLYAWNPLAIKELAGSGHVDAMLIFFVLLAVDRLLRGASVTGGAALGLAIASKLTPAPLVILLMRRRGGRQSLIVVTTVLTVVTLVSWPWRFDGPDYFRNLLRFATDWEFNAGIYHLFRWIAGDGAFLLSGAAILLLMVGLWRRDDGTSYRQVENVFYLLAAVVLLSPTVMPWYLLWALPFAALLRRWSFIVLTGLSLLSYLIYIDQTEHAWWLWLEHGVFALMFAREEIGRRIRLQPTGFDV, via the coding sequence ATGTTCCCACCCATCGCCGGATCCAGCCGCGGGCTCGTTCTCTTGGGTGGCGTCGCGATGCTGACCTATGTGCGGGCATCGTTCGGCGCCGGATGGACCAGTAGCCGCTCAGACGTCCTGGAAGTACTGGCTCTTTTTGCCGGGATATTCTTGCTCTACGGCGTCTCCTACGGACACGCCGCCTCGCTGTCCCGAGATGCCGACCGACGGCGCTCCGTCGTGAAAATCATCCTGTTATTTGCCGTCGGCTTTCGACTGGCATTTGTCGGCGTTGGGCTGCCTGCCGATGACCCCCTGGGTGGACTGGCCGATGACCTGAAGGGCGACGGCCCCGTCGTGACGCAATTCGTCGCCTACGACAACGACATCTGGCGTTACCTGTGGGACGGTCATGTCAGCGCCGCCGGGCTCTCGCCGTTCAATCTGAGCCCCGACGCGGCGGCGGATCTTCCGGAATCGGAGCTTCTGGACGATCCGTGGTGGCTGGTGCACGAACGCGTGGATCACGGCTCCTACCGGACCGTCTACCCACCCGTGGCGCAACACACGTTTCTGACTCTTCATCGAGTTGCACCGGCCTCCGCGATGGCGGTCAAACTTCTGATGATGCTCTTCGATATCGGCAGTTGTTGCGTTCTGGCCGGCATCGTGTCACGACTGAACGCCCCACCGAGTTGTCTGCTGCTCTACGCGTGGAACCCGTTGGCCATCAAAGAGCTGGCGGGCTCCGGGCATGTCGATGCCATGTTGATCTTTTTCGTATTGCTGGCCGTGGACCGACTCCTGCGTGGGGCGTCGGTCACAGGCGGCGCCGCGCTGGGGCTTGCGATCGCCTCGAAACTGACACCGGCTCCGCTGGTGATCCTCCTCATGCGACGACGAGGGGGCCGGCAGTCGCTCATCGTTGTGACGACAGTTCTGACAGTCGTGACGTTGGTAAGCTGGCCGTGGCGCTTTGATGGCCCGGACTACTTCAGGAACCTTCTTCGTTTTGCGACGGATTGGGAATTCAATGCAGGGATCTACCATCTCTTCCGTTGGATTGCCGGTGATGGGGCGTTTCTACTTAGCGGCGCCGCCATCCTGCTATTGATGGTGGGACTCTGGCGACGGGATGACGGAACATCGTATCGACAGGTCGAGAATGTCTTTTACCTCCTGGCGGCCGTGGTCCTTCTCTCTCCGACGGTCATGCCGTGGTACCTGTTGTGGGCACTTCCGTTTGCAGCACTACTACGACGCTGGAGTTTCATCGTCCTGACGGGCCTCAGCCTGCTCTCCTATCTCATTTACATCGACCAGACGGAACATGCCTGGTGGTTGTGGTTGGAGCACGGCGTGTTCGCACTCATGTTCGCCCGCGAAGAGATCGGCCGGCGTATCCGTCTCCAACCGACCGGTTTCGACGTATAA